Proteins co-encoded in one Flavobacterium fluviale genomic window:
- a CDS encoding heavy metal translocating P-type ATPase, protein MIHQDKEIKITKNKAKSSCCCSHDEPVHSDNDGHSHDGHDHEHNVEGSWFKLFLPAIISFVLLLIGITFDNYFPQSWFTGDVRTIWYAIAYLPVGLPVLREAYESIVKGDVFSEFFLMCIATIGAFAIGEYPEGVAVMLFYTIGETFQGMAVNRAKSSIKSLLDQRPDEVHVLENNEAVKVKAKDVQIGAVIQLKAGEKLGLDGELLSDSASFNTAALTGESKPDTKKKGETVLAGMINGNTIAEVKVTTAYNDSKLSKILELVQNAATKKAPAELFIRKFAKIYTPIVVYLAIAICLLPMLFVDNYVFSDWLYRALVFLVISCPCALVISIPLGYFGGIGAASKNGILFKGSNFLDSISTIQNVVVDKTGTMTEGVFKVQEVLIKPEFDKEEILKLVNALESRSTHPVATAIHNHVGQIDAAVELKDIEEVSGHGLKGSYNGKELYVGNFKLLDKFSIAYDIDPTSIVYTTIAIAYDGKFAGYLTIADEIKADAQETVTKLKSLGVKLTMLSGDKTNVVQFVADKLGIVKAFGDLLPEDKVNKVNEIKAKNETVAFVGDGVNDAPVIALSTVGIAMGGLGSDAAIETADIVIQDDKPSKIAMAINIGKQTKKIVWQNITLAFVVKAFVLILGAGGLATMWEAVFADVGVALLAILNAVRIQKMKF, encoded by the coding sequence ATGATACATCAAGATAAAGAAATAAAAATCACAAAAAATAAAGCCAAATCTTCCTGCTGCTGTTCGCATGATGAACCCGTGCACTCAGATAATGACGGACACAGTCACGACGGTCATGACCATGAACATAATGTAGAAGGCAGTTGGTTTAAATTGTTTCTGCCGGCTATAATTTCTTTTGTTTTATTATTAATCGGAATCACTTTTGATAATTACTTTCCGCAAAGCTGGTTTACAGGAGATGTGAGAACTATTTGGTATGCAATAGCTTATCTTCCGGTTGGACTTCCAGTTTTAAGAGAAGCTTATGAAAGCATTGTAAAAGGTGACGTTTTCTCAGAATTTTTCCTAATGTGTATTGCTACAATTGGTGCATTTGCCATTGGAGAATATCCAGAAGGTGTTGCCGTTATGCTATTTTATACCATTGGAGAAACTTTTCAGGGAATGGCGGTTAACAGAGCAAAATCGAGTATTAAAAGTCTGCTTGACCAGCGTCCAGATGAAGTTCACGTTTTAGAAAATAATGAGGCAGTAAAAGTTAAGGCAAAAGACGTTCAGATTGGCGCTGTTATTCAGCTTAAAGCAGGAGAAAAACTAGGATTAGACGGCGAATTATTATCAGATTCGGCTTCGTTCAATACAGCAGCTTTAACAGGAGAAAGCAAACCCGACACTAAAAAGAAAGGCGAAACCGTTCTGGCAGGAATGATAAACGGAAACACCATTGCAGAAGTAAAAGTAACAACTGCTTATAACGACAGCAAATTGTCTAAAATTCTTGAATTGGTGCAGAATGCTGCAACAAAGAAAGCTCCTGCAGAATTATTTATTAGAAAGTTTGCTAAAATCTATACTCCCATTGTGGTATATCTGGCAATCGCGATTTGTCTGCTTCCCATGCTTTTTGTAGATAATTATGTTTTTAGCGATTGGCTGTACAGAGCTTTGGTCTTTTTGGTAATTTCTTGTCCATGTGCGTTAGTAATCAGCATTCCACTAGGTTATTTTGGTGGAATCGGTGCGGCCAGTAAAAACGGAATTCTCTTTAAAGGCAGTAATTTTCTAGACAGTATTTCGACGATTCAGAATGTTGTTGTTGATAAAACAGGTACGATGACCGAAGGAGTTTTTAAAGTTCAGGAAGTCCTTATAAAACCAGAATTTGATAAAGAAGAAATCCTGAAATTGGTCAATGCTTTAGAAAGCCGAAGCACACATCCTGTGGCAACAGCAATTCATAATCATGTAGGGCAGATTGATGCTGCAGTTGAATTGAAAGATATTGAAGAGGTCTCGGGACATGGATTAAAAGGTTCATACAACGGAAAAGAGCTATATGTTGGGAATTTTAAACTTCTGGATAAGTTTTCAATAGCTTATGATATTGACCCCACTTCAATAGTATATACTACCATTGCAATTGCTTATGACGGAAAATTTGCAGGTTATTTAACAATTGCCGACGAAATAAAAGCCGATGCCCAAGAAACGGTTACAAAACTAAAATCTTTAGGCGTAAAACTAACTATGCTGAGCGGCGACAAAACAAATGTTGTTCAGTTTGTAGCTGATAAACTCGGAATTGTAAAAGCTTTTGGAGATTTGCTTCCAGAAGATAAAGTCAATAAAGTAAACGAAATTAAAGCCAAAAATGAAACGGTAGCTTTTGTCGGCGACGGTGTAAACGATGCACCCGTAATCGCTTTAAGCACAGTCGGAATTGCGATGGGAGGTTTGGGAAGTGACGCCGCAATTGAAACCGCAGACATTGTCATTCAGGACGATAAACCGAGTAAAATTGCAATGGCTATAAACATCGGCAAACAAACCAAAAAGATTGTCTGGCAGAATATCACTTTGGCTTTCGTAGTAAAAGCTTTTGTTTTAATTCTCGGTGCAGGCGGACTTGCTACAATGTGGGAAGCTGTTTTTGCTGATGTTGGAGTTGCGCTGTTAGCGATTCTAAATGCGGTTAGAATTCAGAAGATGAAGTTTTAA
- a CDS encoding cytochrome-c peroxidase — protein MKKLIFPLLFLLGLSAYKSVEEPDYIDVQELRKIYSSGDASKWPAAELHESVDKAKFQDIGVLPAVPYPAYNTYSKEKESLGKILFFDPRLSRSGQIACASCHNPELGWTDNLTRSFGHDRQTGKRNSMTILNSAYATSLFWDGRASSLEDQAQFPVSDPLEMNEKLTIAVDKIAKIKGYNSLFTAAFGDKKVTLERIQYAIATLERSINSPKSKFDHFVSGKSEAFTDSQVKGMHLFRTKAQCINCHNTPYFSDNQFHNDGQTLFGTKNEDFGRYNVTKDVKDIGKFRTPTLREVVNTKPWMHHGHFPTLLDVVELYNLGNPSPVQKKYLGTPRDSLIPKVDPALKKLNLSKEEISNLLAFIETLSTPTRRIMVPEMPK, from the coding sequence TTGAAAAAACTAATCTTCCCTCTCCTATTCCTGCTGGGTTTGTCAGCTTATAAAAGCGTTGAAGAACCCGATTATATAGATGTCCAGGAATTACGAAAAATCTATTCCAGCGGTGATGCTTCCAAATGGCCGGCTGCGGAATTGCACGAAAGCGTCGATAAAGCTAAATTTCAGGATATTGGAGTACTTCCTGCGGTTCCTTATCCCGCTTATAATACGTATTCTAAGGAAAAAGAAAGTTTGGGAAAGATCTTGTTTTTTGATCCGAGATTATCTCGAAGTGGACAAATTGCCTGCGCTTCCTGTCATAATCCAGAATTGGGCTGGACGGACAATTTGACACGTTCTTTCGGGCATGATCGCCAAACGGGAAAACGTAATTCGATGACGATTTTAAACTCCGCATATGCCACTTCTCTATTTTGGGACGGACGTGCTTCCAGTTTAGAAGATCAGGCTCAGTTTCCTGTTTCGGATCCTTTGGAAATGAATGAAAAACTGACGATCGCCGTTGATAAAATTGCGAAGATTAAAGGTTATAATTCTTTATTTACGGCTGCCTTTGGAGATAAAAAAGTGACTTTAGAGCGAATTCAATATGCGATTGCGACTTTAGAAAGATCAATCAATAGTCCGAAAAGTAAATTTGATCATTTTGTGAGCGGAAAATCAGAGGCTTTTACCGATTCTCAGGTTAAAGGAATGCATTTATTTAGAACCAAAGCGCAATGCATCAACTGCCATAATACGCCTTATTTCAGCGACAATCAGTTTCATAACGACGGTCAGACTTTATTCGGAACAAAAAACGAAGATTTCGGGCGTTACAATGTCACCAAAGATGTAAAAGATATTGGCAAATTCAGAACGCCAACCCTTCGTGAAGTTGTAAACACAAAACCGTGGATGCATCACGGACATTTTCCAACTCTTTTAGATGTAGTGGAATTATACAATTTAGGAAACCCATCTCCTGTTCAGAAAAAATATCTGGGAACTCCAAGAGATTCACTAATTCCAAAAGTAGATCCTGCACTTAAAAAACTGAATTTAAGTAAAGAAGAAATAAGCAATCTTTTGGCTTTTATCGAAACTTTAAGCACGCCAACGAGAAGAATTATGGTTCCTGAAATGCCGAAATAA
- a CDS encoding tautomerase family protein yields MPFVRINLPKKLSLETKNTISQSIHESLIAEFHIPQDDYFHVIEELEPHQIKYPESYLGISHSADIVYVQITAGQGRTLEQKKKLYGQIATRIAASTEITINNVIIVLLENNGLENWSFGNGEIQEPKHLRK; encoded by the coding sequence ATGCCATTTGTTCGAATCAATCTGCCGAAAAAACTTTCATTAGAAACAAAAAATACTATTTCACAATCCATTCATGAATCTTTAATTGCCGAATTTCATATTCCGCAGGATGATTATTTTCATGTTATTGAAGAATTAGAACCTCACCAAATAAAATATCCTGAAAGTTATCTGGGAATTTCGCATTCTGCAGATATTGTTTACGTTCAAATTACAGCAGGCCAAGGAAGAACATTGGAACAAAAAAAGAAGTTGTACGGTCAAATTGCAACCAGAATTGCGGCTTCAACAGAAATAACAATCAATAATGTGATCATTGTTTTATTAGAAAACAATGGACTTGAAAATTGGTCTTTTGGCAATGGCGAAATTCAGGAACCCAAGCATTTAAGAAAGTGA
- a CDS encoding RagB/SusD family nutrient uptake outer membrane protein, with protein sequence MKYSKYVSIFFLMFSLQSCSDFLEQEPGTQTSIDELLQNKTGVLQALTGLYTEIEANVRPDRYAAYADLQGGNIKFAPAATGGLRGQISPAINLQQVYSFEDVALTSNFKSFYDSSYDIINQANLILEFTPALTDATEAEKNQIKAEALAIRAYAHFLLSLVYSQDYKYTPDASHLGIIYSTESIKSGIQYPERKTAAETYRLIIDDLKTAIDSYSDSSLLSGPAYSFFNKKNTKALLARVYLQKGDWANAYEMANDVITNSGVVLTSKETLIAEWEKPNLPVSEILLEFSIPKDTEGNVSSSMTQTYGYTSDTNFEKYTASNDLVDLYESTDLRKQLFLTKSLYTIVSGVQTYLSYNFTKKFQNNAGYVASRLSEMYLIRAEAALETNRADLAMADINIIRARANASLLTNTNNLKENIFLERRKELCFEGFLFFDIARMHKDVSRNDGCIATVCSLTYPSLKYVLPIPTFNTNLNPNLQQNDSY encoded by the coding sequence ATGAAATATTCAAAATACGTATCTATATTTTTTCTAATGTTTTCATTACAAAGCTGTAGTGACTTTTTAGAACAAGAACCTGGAACACAAACTTCTATAGACGAACTTTTGCAGAACAAAACAGGCGTTTTACAGGCACTTACAGGACTTTATACTGAAATAGAAGCTAATGTAAGACCAGATCGTTATGCTGCTTATGCTGATTTACAGGGCGGTAATATAAAATTTGCACCAGCTGCAACGGGAGGTCTTAGAGGTCAAATTTCTCCAGCAATAAATCTGCAGCAAGTTTATTCTTTTGAAGATGTAGCGCTAACCAGTAATTTCAAATCATTTTATGATAGCAGTTATGATATAATCAATCAGGCCAATTTAATTTTAGAATTTACTCCTGCCCTAACCGACGCCACTGAGGCAGAGAAAAACCAAATAAAAGCAGAAGCTTTGGCAATAAGGGCGTATGCGCATTTTCTTTTATCTCTTGTTTACAGCCAAGATTATAAATATACTCCAGATGCATCACATTTAGGGATAATTTACAGCACCGAATCTATTAAATCGGGCATACAGTATCCTGAAAGAAAAACGGCTGCCGAAACGTATCGTTTAATAATTGATGATTTAAAGACGGCTATCGATAGTTATTCAGACTCTTCACTCCTTTCTGGTCCTGCTTATTCTTTCTTTAACAAAAAAAACACAAAAGCATTATTGGCGAGAGTTTATCTTCAAAAAGGAGATTGGGCTAATGCTTACGAAATGGCAAATGATGTAATTACCAATTCTGGCGTGGTGTTAACCAGCAAAGAAACTTTAATTGCAGAATGGGAAAAACCAAATCTTCCGGTGTCGGAAATTTTGTTGGAATTTTCTATTCCAAAAGATACCGAAGGAAACGTTTCTTCCTCAATGACTCAGACTTATGGCTATACTTCAGATACAAACTTTGAAAAATATACTGCTTCAAATGATTTAGTTGATCTTTACGAAAGCACAGATTTAAGAAAACAACTGTTCTTAACAAAATCACTTTATACAATTGTAAGCGGAGTTCAGACCTACCTGAGTTACAATTTTACCAAAAAATTCCAGAATAATGCGGGTTATGTGGCCTCTAGACTTAGCGAAATGTATTTAATTCGTGCCGAAGCAGCGCTAGAAACCAACAGAGCCGATTTGGCAATGGCAGATATTAACATCATTCGTGCCCGCGCCAATGCATCTCTATTGACTAATACAAACAATCTTAAAGAAAATATCTTTTTAGAACGAAGAAAAGAATTATGCTTTGAAGGTTTCCTATTCTTTGATATTGCCAGAATGCACAAAGATGTTTCTAGAAATGATGGCTGTATTGCTACGGTTTGCAGTCTTACTTATCCGTCTTTAAAATACGTACTGCCAATACCAACATTCAACACTAATCTTAACCCAAACTTGCAGCAAAATGACTCGTATTAA
- a CDS encoding VOC family protein: MKLEHIQIQSNNIQQTAIFYQDVLELPIIEKKTNSISIQAGNSILEFVENADFKSIYHFAFNIPENKLEEVIQWCRNKINLISIEDQNVVANFENWNANASYFYDNNGNLLEFIARHDLDNSQTEKFSSKAILNISEIGIVNENPLELGKQLAAKHGLEFFSKNTNSELFAAIGDDEGLLIMVKPNRNWYPTQTPSESNKTEIKLENKGMSIALQFD; the protein is encoded by the coding sequence ATGAAATTAGAACACATCCAAATTCAGAGCAATAATATTCAGCAGACAGCAATATTTTATCAAGATGTTTTAGAACTTCCAATCATAGAAAAAAAGACAAACTCAATTTCCATTCAAGCTGGGAATTCCATTTTAGAATTTGTTGAAAATGCAGATTTTAAATCAATTTATCATTTTGCTTTTAATATTCCTGAAAACAAACTGGAAGAAGTAATACAATGGTGCAGAAACAAAATAAATTTAATTAGTATTGAAGATCAAAACGTTGTTGCCAATTTTGAAAACTGGAATGCCAACGCATCGTATTTTTACGATAATAACGGAAATTTACTGGAATTCATAGCCAGACATGATCTTGATAACTCACAAACAGAAAAATTCAGTTCTAAAGCAATTTTAAATATCAGCGAAATTGGAATTGTAAATGAAAATCCGTTAGAATTGGGAAAACAATTAGCAGCAAAACACGGACTGGAATTCTTTTCTAAAAATACTAACAGCGAACTTTTTGCCGCAATTGGCGATGACGAAGGTTTATTGATTATGGTTAAACCAAATCGAAACTGGTACCCAACACAAACTCCATCTGAAAGCAATAAAACAGAAATTAAACTAGAAAATAAGGGAATGTCAATTGCATTACAATTTGATTAA
- a CDS encoding efflux RND transporter periplasmic adaptor subunit, giving the protein MKINLKTCLTAKSAKISQGAQCLISLRTLRFAFACFAFTLAACNEKKTEEVQEEEKSPTEVALTESQYKTVGIETGFVENRNLNKIIKANGYTTVPPQNSAEVSTLIGGTVKDIYVLEGTFVNKGKVLATIQNLEVIEMQENYHSASANVEYLELEYNRQKTLSDENVNPRKVFQEVKAKLAAERARAQAAKNKLEALHVSTKGSSSLVPIVAPINGYVGKINIAKGAFANTGVSLFEVVDNSQMHLDLNVYEKDLGSISVGQVIDFVLTNQSNKSIKGKIFGINKSFSNESKTVAVHAKIDPADAKGLIPGMYVSANINITNATVPALPKDAVVRNADKYFVFIQEEADSEEKHNHTEGEKEESHEKEIHFKAVEVIPGTTDLGFTEVKFVDKIASDVKIVTKGAFYLLSAMKGGGEHEH; this is encoded by the coding sequence ATGAAAATAAATTTAAAAACATGTTTAACCGCAAAGAGCGCTAAGATTTCGCAAGGAGCGCAATGTTTAATTTCCTTGCGTACTTTGCGCTTTGCCTTTGCGTGCTTTGCGTTTACCTTAGCCGCATGTAACGAAAAAAAGACAGAGGAAGTACAGGAAGAAGAAAAATCACCAACGGAAGTCGCTTTAACCGAATCTCAATATAAAACTGTTGGTATTGAAACAGGATTTGTAGAAAACAGAAACCTGAATAAAATTATCAAAGCCAATGGCTACACGACAGTTCCGCCGCAAAATTCCGCTGAAGTTTCAACCTTAATTGGCGGAACGGTAAAAGACATTTATGTTTTGGAAGGAACATTTGTCAATAAAGGAAAAGTTTTGGCAACCATTCAGAATTTGGAAGTAATTGAGATGCAGGAAAATTATCATTCCGCTTCCGCTAATGTCGAATATCTAGAGTTAGAATATAACCGCCAGAAAACCTTGAGTGATGAAAACGTAAATCCGAGAAAGGTATTTCAGGAAGTAAAAGCAAAATTAGCAGCCGAAAGAGCGCGTGCGCAGGCAGCAAAAAACAAATTAGAAGCTTTGCATGTTTCCACAAAAGGAAGTTCGTCTTTAGTTCCAATTGTAGCTCCGATAAATGGTTACGTTGGGAAAATCAATATTGCGAAAGGCGCTTTTGCCAATACTGGAGTTTCGCTTTTTGAAGTGGTTGACAACAGCCAGATGCATTTGGATTTGAATGTTTACGAGAAAGATTTGGGTTCTATTTCGGTTGGGCAGGTAATCGATTTTGTATTGACGAATCAGTCTAACAAATCCATTAAAGGAAAGATTTTCGGAATCAATAAATCTTTTTCTAACGAAAGTAAAACCGTTGCCGTTCACGCCAAAATCGATCCTGCCGATGCCAAAGGATTAATTCCTGGAATGTATGTTTCGGCTAATATCAATATTACAAATGCGACCGTTCCAGCTTTGCCAAAAGATGCTGTCGTTCGTAATGCAGATAAATATTTTGTTTTTATTCAAGAAGAAGCTGATTCCGAAGAAAAGCATAATCATACCGAAGGTGAAAAAGAAGAATCACACGAAAAAGAAATTCATTTTAAAGCAGTTGAAGTTATTCCAGGAACAACAGATTTAGGTTTTACAGAAGTGAAATTTGTAGACAAAATCGCGTCTGATGTTAAAATCGTTACCAAAGGTGCTTTTTATCTGCTGTCAGCAATGAAAGGGGGAGGCGAGCATGAGCATTGA
- a CDS encoding DUF1254 domain-containing protein: MKAKIYLSSLLVCFLLASCTQKKIENPTTSDSNSESNSKSDSEFEFVGGYPTDSTIKNAYDEADLNRAIQTYRFFYPSVSFVGTWEGNLNNGVVPNKTFAILDGTPNQLVFTPNSDTKYAGLVFDLSEYGPMVVDVPPGPLMSVANDLNQLYIMDIGLPGPDKGKGGKHIIVPPGYTGKIPAGYFVGKPTTNRLILMLRALPLDGKAETAEALMKSVKVYPLNKPADWKEPTWVSLNKKGADFTPLSWENNIKYWEKLNDLIQKEPANPAYRIMYGELAELGIEKGKLFNPDARMKAILEKAAQKGNAIMRVQSFADRRPDRIVWKDRQWEWAVLRYANGTFDTENYTDLYAREKWFYQAQVESPAMFNRAPGAGSLYWLGMKDNNGKYLDGSKTYKLTVPLPVPAKLFWSVTIYDNATRSEILTNQNKAALRSMFELKDKQGSSVELYFGPKAPTGKENVWIQTLPDKGWFTYFRIYGPEAPAFNGSWKPGDFEEVK; encoded by the coding sequence ATGAAAGCCAAAATTTATCTTTCGTCTCTTTTAGTCTGCTTTTTACTTGCTTCTTGTACTCAAAAGAAAATAGAAAATCCAACAACTTCAGATTCAAATTCAGAATCGAACTCTAAATCTGATTCCGAATTTGAATTTGTTGGAGGTTACCCAACAGATTCTACTATTAAAAATGCCTACGATGAAGCGGATTTAAACCGAGCCATTCAAACGTACAGATTCTTTTATCCATCGGTATCATTTGTAGGCACTTGGGAAGGAAACTTAAATAATGGAGTTGTTCCCAATAAAACGTTTGCCATATTAGACGGAACGCCAAACCAGCTCGTTTTTACGCCAAACTCCGACACCAAATATGCAGGACTTGTTTTCGACCTTTCAGAATACGGTCCAATGGTTGTTGATGTTCCGCCTGGACCGTTAATGTCTGTGGCAAATGATTTAAATCAATTGTACATTATGGATATTGGCCTTCCTGGTCCAGACAAAGGAAAAGGCGGCAAACATATTATTGTACCGCCTGGATATACGGGCAAAATTCCTGCAGGATATTTTGTTGGAAAACCTACAACTAATCGATTAATATTAATGTTAAGAGCACTTCCACTTGATGGAAAAGCAGAAACTGCCGAAGCCTTAATGAAATCTGTAAAAGTCTATCCGCTCAATAAACCAGCAGACTGGAAAGAGCCGACATGGGTCAGCTTGAATAAAAAAGGCGCTGATTTCACTCCACTTTCGTGGGAAAACAACATTAAATACTGGGAAAAACTGAATGATTTGATTCAAAAAGAACCCGCTAATCCTGCGTATCGCATTATGTATGGAGAATTGGCTGAACTGGGAATAGAAAAAGGAAAACTTTTTAATCCAGATGCCCGAATGAAAGCCATATTAGAAAAAGCGGCTCAAAAAGGAAATGCCATAATGCGTGTACAATCTTTTGCTGACCGAAGACCAGACCGCATCGTATGGAAAGACCGTCAATGGGAATGGGCAGTTTTACGCTACGCCAATGGTACTTTTGATACTGAAAATTATACCGATCTCTACGCGCGCGAAAAATGGTTTTATCAAGCGCAGGTAGAATCTCCGGCTATGTTTAATCGTGCTCCTGGAGCGGGTTCATTGTATTGGCTTGGAATGAAAGATAATAATGGAAAATATTTGGACGGAAGCAAAACATACAAATTAACCGTTCCGCTGCCTGTTCCCGCCAAACTATTTTGGTCGGTTACGATTTATGATAATGCAACACGAAGTGAAATCTTGACCAATCAAAATAAGGCTGCTTTGCGTTCTATGTTTGAACTGAAAGACAAACAAGGTTCTTCTGTTGAATTGTATTTTGGTCCAAAAGCACCAACAGGAAAAGAAAATGTCTGGATTCAGACGCTTCCTGATAAAGGCTGGTTCACCTATTTTAGAATTTACGGTCCCGAAGCTCCTGCTTTTAACGGAAGCTGGAAGCCTGGAGATTTTGAAGAAGTGAAATAG